The following proteins come from a genomic window of Candidatus Poribacteria bacterium:
- a CDS encoding YlqD family protein — MAVIVKRPVILKNIVTPAFKEQLTKELEHTIRQIETWLQQEEFQSRRLIAEAQKRDPRRVNQLREEIHQEREKQEQVKSNLSQKLLQVKELEIDTLFTSGTYDAPVKIEVGDDIRAKLSQAEIIVKDGVVVQVIE, encoded by the coding sequence ATGGCTGTTATTGTCAAAAGACCTGTTATTTTGAAAAATATTGTGACCCCTGCTTTCAAGGAGCAACTCACGAAGGAGTTAGAGCACACGATTCGCCAGATTGAAACATGGCTGCAGCAAGAGGAATTCCAAAGTCGACGTTTGATTGCAGAAGCTCAAAAGCGAGATCCACGTCGTGTTAATCAGTTGCGCGAAGAGATTCACCAAGAACGTGAAAAACAGGAGCAGGTGAAGAGCAATCTCAGCCAGAAGTTATTGCAGGTTAAGGAACTTGAGATTGATACCCTTTTTACCAGCGGAACATATGATGCGCCTGTCAAAATTGAGGTAGGGGATGACATCCGCGCCAAACTGTCTCAGGCAGAGATTATCGTCAAAGATGGAGTTGTCGTCCAAGTTATTGAATGA
- the ffh gene encoding signal recognition particle protein, producing MFESLSGKLQGVLKSLRGQGKLTEKNISDALREVRLALLEADVDYKTVRDFINGVRARSIGQEVLGSFTSDLQIAKIIGDELAKLMGEEAVPVTIAPSGPTIIMMVGLQGGGKTTASAKLALRYKSEGQNPLLVAADIYRPAAIKQLQVLGEQIDVPVFSMGTEVSPATIIQAAVKQALNRGNNFVIIDTAGRLHVDEALMDELREVKSAVNPTEILLVVDAMTGQDAVNVAQHFNGNLDIDGVILTKLDGDARGGAALSIRAVTQKPIKFVGVGEKIDATTLEEFHPDRMASRILGEGDFATLLERAESVFSQDQADELERKLLDQEGLDFNDLLMQLEQIKNMGPLDQLVEMIPGVNKLPMKNMQVDESQLKYTKAMIQSMTSMERRNSRLLDSSRRLRIAKGSGTTVRQVNQLVDQLKLMNRMMQQHPMVDVPQLGGGGSVAIKRKPKKRKKRKRRKSR from the coding sequence ATGTTTGAAAGTTTATCGGGCAAGTTGCAAGGCGTTCTCAAATCGCTACGCGGTCAAGGCAAACTGACCGAGAAAAACATATCTGATGCGCTCCGAGAGGTTCGTCTCGCATTGCTTGAGGCGGATGTGGATTACAAAACGGTCCGTGACTTTATCAACGGTGTCAGGGCAAGATCTATCGGTCAGGAGGTGCTCGGCAGCTTCACCTCAGATCTTCAGATAGCGAAGATTATCGGCGATGAACTCGCCAAATTGATGGGGGAGGAAGCCGTACCAGTCACCATAGCACCAAGTGGTCCGACAATCATTATGATGGTTGGTCTGCAGGGCGGTGGAAAAACGACCGCTTCAGCCAAACTTGCGCTGAGATACAAATCAGAGGGTCAAAATCCCCTTTTGGTTGCGGCAGATATTTATCGTCCCGCAGCTATTAAACAGCTGCAAGTGCTTGGAGAGCAGATTGATGTGCCTGTGTTCTCAATGGGAACTGAGGTCTCTCCTGCGACTATCATTCAAGCTGCTGTCAAGCAGGCGTTGAATCGTGGGAATAATTTTGTCATCATTGATACAGCAGGTCGGTTGCATGTTGACGAAGCGCTGATGGATGAATTGCGGGAAGTTAAGTCCGCTGTCAATCCGACGGAAATTTTGCTTGTTGTCGATGCGATGACAGGGCAAGACGCTGTCAATGTTGCCCAGCATTTTAATGGCAATTTGGACATTGATGGCGTTATTCTGACCAAGTTGGATGGTGATGCACGCGGCGGCGCAGCGCTATCCATCCGTGCAGTTACGCAGAAACCGATCAAGTTTGTTGGTGTTGGTGAGAAGATTGATGCGACAACATTGGAGGAGTTCCATCCAGATCGGATGGCTTCTCGGATACTTGGGGAAGGGGACTTTGCAACCCTGCTTGAAAGGGCTGAATCTGTTTTTAGCCAAGATCAGGCCGACGAGTTAGAACGCAAGCTGCTTGATCAGGAGGGGTTAGATTTCAATGATCTGTTGATGCAGCTCGAACAGATCAAGAACATGGGGCCATTGGACCAACTCGTCGAGATGATCCCCGGTGTCAATAAGCTTCCGATGAAAAACATGCAGGTTGACGAATCGCAGTTGAAGTATACCAAAGCGATGATTCAGTCGATGACGTCGATGGAGCGCCGGAATTCGCGTCTCCTTGATAGTAGTCGTCGGCTGCGCATTGCCAAAGGAAGTGGGACAACGGTGCGTCAAGTCAATCAATTGGTTGATCAACTCAAACTCATGAACCGCATGATGCAGCAACACCCGATGGTGGACGTGCCGCAACTTGGCGGTGGTGGTTCCGTTGCAATTAAAAGGAAGCCGAAGAAACGTAAAAAAAGGAAAAGACGTAAGTCACGCTAA
- a CDS encoding KH domain-containing protein, producing the protein MLKDLIEYLAKSLVDHPDQVSVNEVEGNTVTILELSVVPEDLGKVIGKQGRTAKAMRSLLLATGVKARKKAILEIVEYRQAVE; encoded by the coding sequence ATGCTCAAGGATTTGATCGAATACCTCGCAAAATCCCTCGTTGATCACCCAGATCAGGTCAGCGTCAATGAAGTCGAAGGCAACACTGTGACTATTCTTGAACTGAGCGTTGTCCCTGAAGATTTAGGAAAAGTCATTGGGAAACAGGGGCGCACAGCCAAGGCAATGCGATCTCTGCTACTTGCTACGGGAGTCAAAGCACGTAAAAAGGCAATACTTGAGATTGTCGAATACCGTCAAGCGGTAGAGTAA
- the rpsP gene encoding 30S ribosomal protein S16 — protein sequence MAVRIRLQRHGKKRRPFYRLVAVDSRSQRDGRFIERIGHYDPMTDPANIVIDAEKALKWLRTGAQPSDTAKDLMSKAGVWEQFINEKQGQPTPTPETESMPASEEDSDAAAEESAPAEESAEEAN from the coding sequence TTGGCAGTACGAATTAGACTTCAGCGGCATGGAAAGAAAAGACGTCCTTTTTATCGGTTGGTGGCCGTTGACTCTCGAAGCCAAAGAGATGGACGTTTTATCGAACGGATTGGGCATTATGATCCGATGACCGATCCGGCAAACATCGTAATTGACGCGGAAAAGGCATTAAAATGGTTGAGAACTGGTGCACAACCTTCTGACACAGCCAAAGATCTCATGTCAAAAGCTGGCGTTTGGGAACAATTCATAAATGAAAAACAGGGTCAGCCTACCCCAACTCCAGAAACAGAGTCGATGCCTGCTTCAGAAGAGGATTCGGACGCAGCAGCAGAAGAATCTGCTCCTGCAGAAGAATCAGCAGAAGAAGCAAATTAG